One Flagellimonas sp. CMM7 genomic region harbors:
- a CDS encoding DUF4837 family protein, producing the protein MKKLSVLSIAMISMVMLSCKDSGPKPRFLPPSTGGINSLMVVMDTELWQGGVGDKIREQFAAPVLGLPQGEPKFSITQIPPQVFKGAITYSRSVLFVQQDTLSLAHIKTDVYAKPQKVAVIKGETYNDLAGNIDSLAGMAIASYKKVEIAEAQKRFTRSLNKEKAFEEELGISLKVPSLYKVGKREKNFVWMDIQIPKGTMNIVAYSMPWDSFSNDSTFVNDIVKMRDSIGKKYVPGPYENTFMITEKAFSPYVFPAQIGGKKAAEARGIWEISGYPMAGPFLTYIINDKENNRKLVLEGFTFAPSAEKRDYMFELEAILRTVKFNSGS; encoded by the coding sequence ATGAAAAAATTATCAGTATTATCCATTGCCATGATATCCATGGTGATGTTATCATGTAAAGATTCTGGACCAAAGCCGCGATTTCTGCCCCCTTCAACAGGCGGCATTAACTCTCTTATGGTTGTTATGGACACTGAGCTTTGGCAAGGTGGTGTAGGCGATAAAATTAGGGAACAGTTTGCAGCTCCTGTATTGGGTCTACCTCAAGGAGAACCTAAGTTCAGTATAACTCAAATTCCGCCGCAAGTATTTAAAGGAGCTATTACATACTCAAGGTCTGTTCTTTTTGTGCAACAGGATACATTATCGCTTGCCCATATAAAGACAGATGTGTACGCCAAACCTCAAAAAGTGGCGGTAATAAAAGGAGAAACCTACAATGATTTGGCAGGAAACATTGATTCCTTAGCTGGAATGGCCATTGCATCGTATAAAAAAGTTGAAATTGCCGAGGCTCAAAAACGTTTTACACGCTCTTTGAACAAGGAAAAAGCATTTGAAGAAGAGTTGGGAATAAGCTTAAAGGTTCCATCATTATATAAGGTTGGAAAACGTGAGAAGAATTTTGTTTGGATGGATATTCAGATTCCTAAAGGAACTATGAATATTGTTGCATACAGCATGCCGTGGGATAGTTTTTCTAACGATTCCACTTTTGTGAACGATATTGTAAAGATGAGGGATTCTATAGGTAAGAAGTATGTACCCGGACCTTATGAGAACACTTTTATGATTACTGAAAAAGCTTTTTCACCCTATGTTTTCCCTGCTCAAATAGGAGGAAAAAAAGCTGCAGAAGCTAGAGGAATATGGGAAATTAGCGGATACCCCATGGCAGGCCCTTTCTTGACCTATATTATCAATGACAAAGAGAATAACAGGAAACTCGTTCTGGAAGGGTTTACTTTTGCACCTTCTGCAGAAAAACGAGACTATATGTTTGAATTGGAAGCAATTCTGAGAACCGTTAAATTTAATAGCGGTTCCTAA
- the wecC gene encoding UDP-N-acetyl-D-mannosamine dehydrogenase, translating into MDKNPEVVMMGLGYIGLPTAALIAQNKTSVHGVDINPYVVETINAGKIHIIEPDLDKAVEMGVEQGFLKAASTPVEANNYLIVVPTPFKDKNEPDTSFVQAATEAIIPLLKKGDLYIIESTSPIGTTEKMMQLIFEKRPELKGKLHIAYCPERVLPGNVMFELVNNDRVIGGVDKASTDRAIEFYSQFIKGQLHKTNARTAEMCKLVENSSRDVQIAFANELSLICDKADINVWELISLANKHPRVNILQPGCGVGGHCIAVDPYFIVADYPMESKIIGTAREINNYKSFWCAEKVKSSKLEFELKNGRKPKIALMGLSFKPNIDDLRESPAKYIVQKVLQNANDEEYYIVEPNINSHKVFKLTDYKEATKRADIIVFLVAHNEFKTINVNSAKKVIDFCGVFK; encoded by the coding sequence ATGGATAAAAACCCAGAAGTTGTGATGATGGGACTCGGTTATATTGGGCTTCCCACTGCTGCTTTGATTGCACAGAACAAAACCTCAGTTCATGGAGTGGACATTAACCCATATGTTGTTGAAACCATAAATGCTGGTAAAATACATATCATTGAGCCCGACTTGGATAAAGCCGTTGAGATGGGTGTGGAACAAGGATTTCTAAAAGCCGCATCAACGCCTGTTGAAGCTAACAACTACCTTATCGTGGTTCCAACGCCATTTAAAGATAAGAATGAACCGGATACATCTTTCGTTCAAGCTGCTACAGAAGCTATAATTCCTCTTTTAAAAAAGGGAGACCTTTATATCATTGAATCTACCTCACCGATTGGTACTACTGAAAAGATGATGCAGCTCATCTTCGAAAAAAGACCAGAACTTAAAGGTAAACTTCACATAGCTTACTGCCCAGAAAGGGTGCTCCCAGGAAATGTTATGTTTGAATTAGTAAACAATGACAGAGTAATTGGTGGAGTTGATAAGGCATCAACTGATAGGGCTATAGAATTTTACTCCCAATTTATTAAAGGACAACTTCATAAAACTAATGCAAGAACGGCGGAAATGTGTAAATTGGTGGAAAACTCTTCAAGAGATGTTCAAATAGCTTTTGCTAATGAACTATCGCTCATTTGCGATAAAGCAGATATTAACGTGTGGGAATTAATCTCTTTAGCAAACAAACACCCGAGGGTGAATATCTTACAACCAGGGTGTGGTGTTGGAGGCCATTGTATAGCGGTTGACCCATATTTTATCGTGGCAGACTATCCCATGGAATCCAAAATAATAGGTACAGCTCGTGAAATCAATAATTATAAATCTTTTTGGTGTGCTGAAAAAGTAAAGTCATCTAAATTAGAGTTCGAATTAAAAAATGGGAGAAAACCAAAAATTGCTTTAATGGGGCTTTCGTTTAAACCCAATATTGATGATTTACGAGAATCTCCTGCGAAATATATTGTTCAAAAGGTGCTTCAGAATGCCAATGACGAAGAGTACTACATTGTAGAACCCAATATTAATTCTCACAAGGTGTTTAAGCTTACAGATTATAAAGAGGCCACTAAAAGAGCTGACATTATTGTCTTTTTGGTAGCACATAACGAGTTTAAGACCATAAACGTTAATTCAGCTAAAAAAGTAATAGATTTCTGTGGGGTTTTTAAATAG
- a CDS encoding GH3 auxin-responsive promoter family protein codes for MSLKSFAAKLFAKNIVGKTAKWANNPVQAQQKTFKHLISIAKQTQFGKDHDFDGIKTHADFVEKVPIRDYEELKGYVEQIIEGNSNVLWPERPIYFAKTSGTTSGAKYIPITKESIKHQVEASRNAILTYIHETGKADFVDGKMIFLQGSPVLDEKGGIKLGRLSGISAHYVPNYLQKNRLPSWETNCIEDWETKVEKIVEETKNEDMTVIAGIPSWVQMYFERLNATSGKKVGELFRNFQLFIYGGVNYEPYRAKFENLIGRKVDSIELFPASEGFFAYQDCQKEEGMLLLLDSGIFYEFIKADEFFNENAKRLTIAEVELNVDYVMIISTDAGLWAYNLGDTIRFISSKPYRVIVSGRIKHFISAFGEHVIAKEVEEAIKIGIEHTDALVNEFTVAPQTSPENGELPYHEWFIEFERIPSDLSKFSCLIEESMQKQNSYYLDLLEGNILQPLKITCIKPGGFQGYMRTIGRLGGQNKVQRLSNDRKVAEGLTTFQI; via the coding sequence ATGTCCTTAAAATCCTTTGCAGCAAAACTTTTTGCTAAAAACATTGTTGGGAAAACGGCTAAATGGGCAAACAACCCTGTGCAGGCCCAACAAAAAACGTTTAAACATCTTATTTCCATTGCGAAACAGACCCAATTTGGCAAAGACCATGATTTTGACGGGATTAAAACTCATGCTGATTTTGTGGAAAAAGTTCCAATTAGGGATTATGAGGAGCTAAAGGGGTATGTTGAACAGATAATTGAAGGGAATAGTAATGTTCTATGGCCAGAAAGACCCATTTATTTTGCCAAAACATCTGGAACTACCTCAGGAGCCAAATATATACCTATCACTAAAGAATCTATTAAACATCAAGTAGAAGCTTCCAGAAATGCGATTTTAACGTACATTCATGAGACTGGTAAAGCAGATTTTGTTGATGGAAAGATGATTTTTCTTCAAGGAAGTCCCGTTTTGGACGAAAAAGGAGGTATTAAATTGGGACGTCTTTCAGGGATTTCTGCGCATTATGTGCCTAATTATCTGCAAAAAAACAGATTGCCGAGTTGGGAAACCAATTGTATAGAAGATTGGGAAACCAAGGTGGAGAAAATCGTTGAGGAGACCAAAAATGAGGATATGACCGTAATTGCAGGAATACCATCATGGGTTCAGATGTATTTTGAAAGACTTAATGCAACCTCCGGAAAAAAGGTAGGAGAGCTCTTTAGAAATTTTCAGTTATTTATCTATGGAGGAGTAAATTATGAGCCGTACAGAGCCAAGTTTGAGAACTTAATAGGAAGAAAAGTAGATAGTATCGAGCTTTTTCCGGCAAGCGAGGGTTTTTTTGCCTACCAAGACTGCCAAAAGGAAGAAGGAATGCTGCTTCTTTTAGATTCAGGGATTTTCTATGAGTTTATAAAGGCGGATGAATTTTTTAATGAAAACGCAAAACGATTAACTATAGCTGAGGTTGAGTTAAATGTAGACTATGTGATGATTATCTCCACTGATGCCGGATTGTGGGCATATAATCTAGGAGATACCATTCGGTTTATTTCATCAAAACCGTATAGGGTAATTGTTTCTGGAAGAATCAAGCATTTTATATCGGCCTTTGGCGAGCACGTTATTGCAAAAGAGGTTGAAGAGGCCATAAAAATAGGAATAGAACATACTGATGCACTAGTAAACGAATTTACAGTTGCCCCACAAACCTCACCAGAAAATGGAGAACTGCCTTATCATGAATGGTTTATAGAATTTGAAAGAATTCCCTCGGACCTTTCTAAGTTTTCCTGTCTTATAGAGGAAAGCATGCAAAAACAGAATAGCTACTATTTGGATTTACTGGAAGGAAACATCTTGCAGCCATTGAAAATCACTTGTATTAAACCGGGAGGCTTTCAAGGATATATGAGAACCATTGGGAGGTTGGGAGGACAAAATAAGGTTCAAAGACTGTCCAACGACAGGAAAGTAGCAGAGGGGTTGACTACATTTCAGATTTAG
- a CDS encoding OmpA family protein, which yields MKRLILILFLILSPGLKSQEVTLLQFQDEELSLSSPSEQQVEYFKPVFIKQLETLDRRELTKFVRVKGTTAKLIKQADSYFDKMWYAEAARVYDVVLEKSDAEHTFKLLSNAGDSHYYTGNLEKSYKWYHELYETFRERITEEKFFKYAHSLKGTGRYRRAAKLTKLFRQKRDEPLNELDKDNVTSNAPALVEIKNMAINSKYSDFSPMFHNESEVVFASAHDSSFLTTRRYKWNNQPFLDLYVAKADSEGEDLTSPKKFSKQINTKYHEASVAFSPDQKTIYFTRNNYGKKLKRGKNGINHLKIYQSKFVDDQWTKAVEVSFNSENYSTGHPSVSPDGKKLYFVSDRPGGFGLTDVYKVDILENGAFSEPENLGRTVNTSKKEMFPYITENALYFSSDRNMGMGGLDIYKADYAGGVFGIGINLGEPINSNRDDFSYIIDENNEKGYFASNRKGGKGDDDIYSFKHILNLNAISGSIQDLISEDPIADAMVSLFDKDNLRIDSVLTGKDGSFIFENLAPSNKYTVRTVKKGYFEDSLSTNTKNNERITVTQSLKQLKEIIAEEKGVLKLETETIYFDFDRFNIKQQASQELDKLVEVMREYPEMVIKIESHTDAIGKKAYNKYLSDKRAKATRDYIISQGIDSSRVQSAIGYGEERLLNDCADGTRCSRDKHQQNRRSEFIIVEM from the coding sequence ATGAAAAGACTGATTTTAATTTTATTTCTCATTCTTTCACCAGGGCTTAAATCCCAGGAGGTCACCCTATTGCAGTTTCAGGATGAAGAATTGTCTTTAAGCTCCCCAAGCGAACAACAGGTTGAATATTTCAAGCCTGTTTTTATAAAGCAACTTGAAACCCTTGACCGTAGAGAATTAACCAAATTTGTTCGCGTAAAAGGGACAACCGCCAAGCTCATTAAACAAGCAGATTCTTATTTTGATAAAATGTGGTACGCCGAAGCGGCCCGCGTTTATGATGTTGTCTTGGAAAAAAGTGATGCAGAGCATACTTTCAAACTTCTTTCCAATGCAGGCGATTCCCATTATTATACCGGTAATCTAGAAAAGTCCTATAAATGGTACCATGAGCTTTATGAGACATTTAGGGAAAGAATTACTGAGGAAAAGTTTTTCAAGTATGCCCATAGTCTAAAAGGAACCGGTCGGTATCGTAGAGCTGCCAAGCTCACCAAACTGTTCAGACAAAAAAGAGATGAACCACTTAACGAATTGGATAAGGACAACGTTACGTCTAACGCACCTGCTTTGGTAGAGATTAAGAATATGGCGATAAATTCAAAATATTCGGATTTTTCTCCAATGTTCCATAATGAGTCAGAAGTGGTTTTTGCATCGGCACATGATTCTTCCTTCCTTACTACGAGAAGGTATAAGTGGAACAACCAGCCTTTCTTAGATTTATATGTGGCAAAGGCAGATAGCGAGGGTGAGGATTTAACAAGTCCGAAAAAATTCTCTAAACAAATCAACACAAAATACCATGAAGCTTCAGTGGCGTTCTCGCCAGATCAAAAAACCATCTATTTTACAAGAAATAATTATGGTAAAAAGCTCAAGCGTGGCAAAAATGGAATAAATCATCTAAAAATTTATCAATCTAAGTTTGTAGATGATCAATGGACCAAAGCAGTGGAGGTTTCGTTTAACAGTGAAAACTACTCTACAGGTCATCCTTCTGTAAGTCCAGATGGTAAAAAGCTATATTTTGTATCAGATAGACCGGGTGGCTTTGGCCTAACGGATGTTTATAAGGTGGATATTCTAGAAAATGGTGCTTTCTCTGAACCAGAAAACCTAGGAAGGACAGTAAACACCAGCAAAAAGGAGATGTTCCCTTATATAACAGAAAATGCCCTTTATTTTTCTTCCGACAGGAATATGGGAATGGGTGGTTTAGACATTTACAAAGCAGATTACGCAGGTGGCGTTTTTGGCATTGGCATTAATTTGGGAGAACCCATTAATAGTAATAGGGATGATTTTTCCTATATAATAGATGAAAACAACGAAAAAGGATATTTTGCCTCAAACCGAAAAGGAGGAAAAGGAGATGATGATATATATTCTTTTAAACACATTTTAAATCTCAATGCCATTTCAGGCTCCATACAGGACCTTATTAGTGAAGATCCCATTGCCGATGCCATGGTTAGTCTATTTGACAAGGACAATCTTAGGATTGATTCCGTGCTAACTGGAAAGGATGGTAGTTTTATCTTTGAAAACCTTGCGCCTTCAAACAAGTATACCGTAAGGACCGTTAAAAAAGGTTATTTTGAAGATAGCCTATCCACAAACACCAAAAACAATGAAAGGATTACGGTGACGCAATCCTTAAAACAATTAAAGGAAATCATCGCAGAAGAAAAAGGTGTTCTGAAACTAGAAACGGAAACTATTTATTTTGACTTTGACCGATTTAACATTAAACAACAGGCTTCACAAGAGCTGGATAAGTTGGTAGAGGTAATGAGAGAATATCCAGAGATGGTCATAAAAATAGAATCCCATACAGATGCCATAGGCAAGAAGGCCTACAACAAATACCTATCGGACAAACGTGCAAAAGCCACAAGAGATTACATTATTTCGCAGGGCATTGACTCTTCAAGAGTACAAAGCGCCATAGGTTATGGTGAGGAACGGCTATTAAATGATTGTGCTGATGGAACTAGATGCTCTAGAGATAAGCACCAACAGAATAGGCGTTCAGAATTTATAATAGTAGAAATGTAG
- a CDS encoding oligosaccharide flippase family protein produces MFAETLRKLKSILRKGFFHLFFSNFLAQFMVFGSHMLVASLLLPEELGKIKVLQTFVDVASIIGGGGLIVAILKIVPQSTKKAKQYFVLQYVLKNAFLFSFIVFFVLNTLAFFGLLSSDNQINQLFHLFSIVILISPISLLMIRYYQALELFKKASIIQVITKMFSVTVIILLTYYFAIRGYVVAVIIGFLVTALFLLFDLRDHIFSKNNIIEYANKLKSEIKNLSKFNFFAQVSDQFRIYVTFFVANYLITDREIFGQYSFALILVQALGVLSSSAQQFVIPKFSKESNNGKLFFSQLRYYEKQYFIAGLFIFLCFQLIAPYLISYFFDGKYDSSIPLLRVMLIGWLVYSAFTLKGPAFIGLGRLDVSFKVSSIALVIAIPLSILLCYHWGIWGIVISYVAQTAVSCLLSNYFMNLLKKTSLS; encoded by the coding sequence ATGTTTGCAGAAACTCTAAGAAAATTAAAATCCATACTTCGTAAAGGGTTTTTTCATCTTTTTTTTTCCAATTTTTTGGCGCAATTTATGGTTTTTGGTTCTCATATGTTGGTTGCAAGCTTACTTTTACCAGAGGAATTGGGAAAAATCAAAGTGCTTCAGACTTTTGTAGATGTTGCCTCAATAATTGGAGGTGGAGGCCTAATTGTTGCAATACTAAAGATTGTACCTCAAAGCACAAAAAAAGCAAAACAATATTTTGTGCTCCAGTACGTATTGAAGAATGCGTTTTTGTTTTCTTTTATTGTCTTTTTTGTACTAAATACTCTTGCCTTTTTTGGATTGTTGTCATCGGATAATCAAATCAACCAATTGTTTCATTTATTTTCGATTGTAATATTAATCAGTCCCATTTCTCTCCTAATGATTAGATATTATCAAGCACTTGAACTTTTTAAAAAGGCTAGTATAATACAGGTGATAACAAAGATGTTTTCTGTCACCGTGATAATTTTATTGACATACTATTTTGCCATTAGAGGATACGTCGTTGCTGTCATTATTGGGTTTTTGGTTACCGCCCTGTTTCTCTTATTTGACTTACGAGATCATATTTTTTCCAAAAACAACATTATTGAATACGCGAATAAACTTAAATCAGAAATTAAAAACCTTTCAAAATTTAACTTTTTTGCCCAAGTTTCAGATCAATTTAGAATATATGTAACTTTTTTTGTGGCCAACTACCTCATTACAGATAGAGAAATTTTTGGACAATATAGTTTTGCCTTGATTTTGGTACAGGCTTTAGGGGTTTTATCAAGTAGTGCGCAACAGTTTGTAATTCCAAAATTTTCTAAAGAGTCTAATAATGGTAAATTATTTTTTTCACAACTAAGATATTATGAGAAGCAGTATTTTATAGCAGGATTATTTATCTTCTTGTGTTTTCAATTAATAGCACCGTATTTAATCAGTTATTTTTTTGATGGAAAATATGATTCGTCAATACCTCTTTTGCGTGTAATGTTGATAGGGTGGTTAGTGTATAGTGCATTTACCTTAAAAGGTCCAGCATTTATAGGCTTAGGAAGATTGGATGTATCATTTAAAGTTTCTTCTATCGCATTGGTAATAGCGATTCCGCTTTCCATACTTTTGTGTTACCACTGGGGGATTTGGGGAATAGTTATAAGTTATGTTGCGCAAACGGCAGTGAGCTGTCTGTTATCGAATTATTTTATGAATCTATTAAAAAAGACTTCACTTTCTTAA
- the tatA gene encoding twin-arginine translocase TatA/TatE family subunit, which yields MIAQTIFLGMLGPWQIVLIVLVVLLLFGGKKIPELMRGLGSGIKEFKDASKEDEKLESGKESDS from the coding sequence ATGATTGCTCAAACTATTTTTCTTGGTATGCTAGGCCCATGGCAGATTGTACTTATTGTATTGGTTGTTCTTTTACTCTTTGGAGGCAAAAAAATTCCTGAGCTTATGCGAGGATTAGGTAGTGGTATAAAAGAATTTAAAGATGCTTCAAAAGAAGATGAAAAACTTGAGAGCGGCAAAGAATCGGACTCTTAA
- a CDS encoding phenylacetate--CoA ligase family protein, protein MSSFFVRIKRHLFENIKDRIPVEVNKVLIELNCWPTLVFGREYKEHFSNLKNNQINPNLEQQVLNITNFCLKNVPYYRKRYSRYSIKSIADFYKIIKPIDKQEVLDNFEDFIADGIKMSDYDFVTTGGTSGKPLNLYLPKKRYAVELATLHYVWGKLGYNFSKRGVIRNTKLKKNKDYIINPISKEFIFDGFRLNNDYFETIFDTLKRNNINFLHGYTSNLFLFGKFLIANNKDFSFIKGLFTTSENTSQLMNSFFNQELKIPHMNFYGHTEKLVFASYCENTDFYHVDSFYGYTEILNSSNKRSKFGEITGTTINNYGMPLLRYKTGDYTQVAECGCENCDFKGLIFKEIYGRWDGSKIYNKDGSSVTTTALNLHSELYAKIEGIQYFQHQKGKLQVRIIKGEAFSKTTELELRDEILSKFNLDFELDIKYVGALEKKSNGKFLLLISKIH, encoded by the coding sequence ATGAGCTCATTTTTTGTACGAATTAAAAGGCATCTTTTTGAAAACATCAAGGACAGAATACCCGTTGAAGTTAACAAAGTATTGATTGAATTAAATTGCTGGCCTACACTGGTTTTTGGAAGAGAATATAAAGAACACTTTTCCAATTTAAAAAACAACCAGATAAACCCCAATTTAGAGCAACAAGTGCTGAACATCACAAATTTTTGCTTAAAAAATGTCCCTTATTATAGGAAAAGATATAGCAGATACTCTATCAAATCTATTGCTGATTTTTATAAGATTATAAAGCCAATCGACAAGCAAGAGGTTTTAGATAATTTTGAAGACTTTATAGCGGACGGAATAAAAATGTCTGATTATGACTTTGTAACAACTGGAGGAACCTCTGGAAAGCCCCTAAATTTATACCTTCCAAAGAAACGATACGCGGTTGAACTGGCCACTCTTCATTATGTATGGGGCAAATTGGGATATAATTTTTCAAAGCGAGGAGTTATACGAAATACTAAACTAAAAAAAAATAAAGATTACATAATAAACCCAATCTCCAAGGAGTTTATTTTTGATGGTTTTCGCTTAAACAATGATTATTTTGAAACAATTTTTGATACTTTAAAAAGGAATAACATAAATTTTCTACACGGATATACGAGTAATCTGTTTCTTTTTGGCAAGTTTTTAATTGCTAATAATAAGGACTTTTCATTTATTAAAGGACTTTTTACAACTTCTGAGAATACATCACAACTAATGAATTCTTTTTTCAATCAAGAACTGAAAATTCCTCATATGAACTTTTATGGACATACAGAAAAACTTGTGTTTGCCTCATATTGCGAAAACACAGACTTTTACCATGTTGATTCGTTTTATGGGTATACTGAAATTCTTAATAGTTCAAACAAAAGATCAAAATTTGGCGAAATCACAGGAACTACAATTAATAATTATGGCATGCCACTCTTAAGGTATAAAACGGGAGACTATACTCAAGTTGCAGAATGTGGATGTGAAAATTGTGATTTTAAGGGGTTAATCTTTAAGGAAATATATGGTAGGTGGGATGGAAGCAAAATCTACAATAAAGATGGCTCATCCGTTACAACAACAGCTCTAAACCTACATTCTGAATTGTATGCCAAAATAGAGGGGATTCAGTATTTCCAACATCAAAAAGGTAAATTACAGGTCAGGATAATTAAAGGAGAGGCTTTTTCAAAAACTACAGAATTAGAACTTAGAGATGAGATATTGTCAAAATTTAATTTGGATTTTGAATTGGATATAAAATATGTCGGAGCTTTAGAAAAAAAGAGCAATGGCAAATTTCTTCTTTTGATATCCAAAATCCATTGA
- a CDS encoding DUF6747 family protein — MKKLILVKEIYLEGFRNLGSILLEKYFKVFAWFSFVMFFIVLYAFVYRIATGFAFD, encoded by the coding sequence ATGAAGAAATTAATACTCGTAAAAGAAATTTATCTAGAAGGATTTAGAAACCTTGGCAGTATTTTATTAGAAAAGTACTTTAAAGTATTTGCCTGGTTTAGTTTTGTAATGTTCTTTATAGTGCTGTATGCATTTGTATATAGAATTGCTACTGGTTTTGCTTTTGACTAA
- a CDS encoding M23 family metallopeptidase: MAKDKKKRKEIKRKLLHKYRLVILNENTFEEKISFKLSRLNVFVTGTLFIIVLIGLTTLIIAFSPLREYIPGYSSTRLKRQATELTYKTDSLVTVLNYTNRYLDNVRLVLRGDIENNEVNRDSLFEKYKLDPSTVDLTPIREDLLLREEVDLEDKYNLFERNVENVGSLLFSPVSGTLSQPFDAEAKHYAVDVVAPKETPVKSIADGTVLFSEWTAETGYVIIIEHRDNLTSVYKHNGSLSKSQGDLVRAGEVIASIGNTGELTTGPHLHFEIWNNGKPVNPLNYIDFK, from the coding sequence ATGGCAAAGGATAAAAAGAAAAGAAAAGAGATCAAACGCAAGCTGCTGCACAAGTATCGGCTGGTGATATTGAACGAAAATACCTTTGAAGAAAAGATTTCTTTTAAACTTAGCAGGCTCAACGTTTTTGTAACAGGAACGCTGTTCATTATTGTTTTAATTGGTCTTACCACACTTATCATAGCTTTTTCACCTTTAAGAGAGTATATACCAGGATATTCATCCACAAGATTAAAAAGACAAGCTACGGAACTTACTTACAAAACGGATTCGTTGGTTACAGTTTTAAATTATACCAATAGGTATTTAGATAATGTTCGCCTTGTTTTGAGAGGGGATATTGAAAATAATGAGGTAAACAGAGATTCACTTTTTGAAAAATACAAACTTGACCCTTCCACTGTTGATTTAACACCTATTCGTGAAGACTTGCTGTTAAGAGAGGAAGTGGATTTGGAAGACAAATACAATCTTTTTGAACGAAATGTAGAAAATGTTGGCAGCTTGCTGTTTTCACCGGTTAGCGGAACACTGTCCCAACCTTTTGATGCTGAGGCCAAACACTATGCCGTGGATGTTGTTGCACCCAAAGAAACTCCAGTAAAATCCATTGCTGACGGAACCGTTCTTTTTTCAGAATGGACTGCAGAAACAGGATATGTCATCATTATTGAACACCGAGACAACCTTACTTCAGTGTACAAGCATAATGGCTCTTTGAGCAAATCACAAGGGGATTTGGTAAGAGCAGGCGAGGTTATTGCCTCAATTGGAAATACGGGAGAATTAACTACGGGGCCACATTTACATTTTGAAATTTGGAACAACGGAAAACCTGTAAACCCCTTGAATTACATTGATTTTAAATAA